The Thermotoga sp. Mc24 genome includes a window with the following:
- the tsaE gene encoding tRNA (adenosine(37)-N6)-threonylcarbamoyltransferase complex ATPase subunit type 1 TsaE codes for MKHLRFENLSEEQLKRLAKILTENLEGREVVILSGNLGAGKTTFVKGMIRAIGLDEKIVKSPTFTLMNVYPGLKTIYHLDLYRLQGTDFLNLDVEDILEDEDGIMVVEWGDLFEEFWPEDSIKVKIEIADESHRNVEILIPEEVNFLAEKIERYRKELQNT; via the coding sequence ATGAAACATTTGCGATTTGAAAATTTGAGCGAAGAACAGTTGAAAAGGCTCGCAAAAATTCTCACCGAGAATCTTGAAGGTAGAGAGGTGGTTATACTCTCCGGAAATCTTGGAGCCGGAAAAACAACGTTTGTGAAGGGTATGATCAGAGCGATAGGCCTCGATGAAAAAATAGTGAAGAGCCCCACTTTTACCCTTATGAACGTTTATCCGGGTTTGAAGACAATATACCACCTCGATCTTTACAGACTTCAGGGTACAGACTTTCTCAACCTCGATGTTGAAGACATACTGGAGGACGAAGACGGAATCATGGTGGTAGAGTGGGGAGATCTGTTCGAAGAATTCTGGCCTGAAGACTCGATAAAGGTGAAGATAGAGATAGCGGACGAGAGTCACAGAAACGTGGAGATCCTCATACCTGAGGAGGTGAACTTTCTTGCCGAGAAAATCGAAAGATACCGAAAAGAGCTTCAAAATACTTGA